The Hydrogenophaga crocea genome contains a region encoding:
- the hpnE gene encoding hydroxysqualene dehydroxylase HpnE, translated as MNRVAVVGGGWAGLAAAVALAENGQQVSLFEAAHALGGRARRLVLHRGDGLACTLDNGQHILIGAYRDTLGLMQHLGVAPLDVLHALPLSLRFADGRGLQVPDWARSWRAPLDALAAIATARGWGWGDRLGLLRATLRWRAANFDCPPGASVAALCRGVSARAMEELIEPLCVSALNLPSAQASGRVFLRVLRDALFGQATAGIAPAALLLPRVDLSALLPDAAERWLLERGQSVHTGRRVERIARDGAGWQLQTSDGTEAHFQRVVWATGAPAAARALAAVAPEWARCAEALQHTAITTVYAWAPAARLAAPVLALRDGPAQFVFDRGALSPRDPAMQGVMALVISASEGEREALQAAAIAQAGAQLGIHLLPLQTVTEKRATFACTPGLQRPPAVVAEGLWAAGDHVDGPYPATLEGAVRSGLEAAQRALGKPVRADRGT; from the coding sequence GTGAACCGGGTCGCGGTGGTCGGTGGCGGCTGGGCCGGCCTGGCGGCGGCCGTGGCCCTGGCCGAGAACGGCCAGCAGGTGTCGCTGTTCGAGGCCGCGCACGCGCTCGGCGGGCGCGCGCGCCGGCTGGTGCTGCACCGCGGCGACGGTCTCGCCTGCACGCTGGACAACGGCCAGCACATCCTCATCGGCGCCTACCGCGACACGCTGGGCCTGATGCAGCACCTGGGCGTGGCGCCGCTCGACGTGCTGCACGCCTTGCCGCTGTCGCTGCGCTTCGCCGACGGCCGCGGCCTGCAGGTGCCCGACTGGGCCCGAAGCTGGCGCGCGCCGCTGGACGCGCTGGCCGCCATCGCCACCGCGCGCGGCTGGGGCTGGGGCGACCGCCTGGGCCTGCTGCGCGCCACGCTGCGCTGGCGCGCCGCGAACTTCGACTGCCCGCCCGGGGCCAGCGTGGCCGCGCTGTGCCGCGGCGTGTCGGCGCGCGCCATGGAAGAACTGATCGAGCCCCTGTGCGTGTCGGCGCTGAACCTGCCGAGCGCGCAGGCCAGCGGCCGCGTGTTCCTGCGCGTGCTGCGCGACGCGCTGTTCGGCCAGGCCACGGCGGGCATCGCGCCCGCGGCGCTGCTGCTGCCGCGCGTGGACCTGTCGGCCCTGCTGCCCGACGCGGCCGAGCGCTGGCTGCTCGAGCGCGGGCAGTCGGTGCACACGGGCCGCCGGGTCGAGCGCATCGCGCGCGACGGCGCGGGCTGGCAGCTGCAAACGAGCGACGGCACCGAGGCGCATTTCCAGCGCGTGGTCTGGGCCACGGGCGCGCCCGCGGCCGCGCGTGCCCTGGCCGCCGTGGCGCCCGAATGGGCCCGCTGCGCCGAGGCGCTGCAGCACACCGCGATCACCACGGTCTACGCCTGGGCGCCCGCGGCGCGGCTGGCGGCCCCCGTGCTCGCGCTGCGCGACGGCCCGGCCCAGTTCGTCTTCGACCGCGGCGCACTGAGCCCGCGCGACCCGGCCATGCAGGGCGTGATGGCGCTGGTGATCAGCGCCAGCGAAGGCGAGCGCGAGGCGCTGCAGGCCGCGGCGATCGCGCAGGCCGGCGCGCAGCTGGGCATCCACCTGCTGCCACTGCAGACCGTGACCGAAAAGCGCGCCACCTTCGCCTGCACACCCGGCCTGCAACGGCCGCCGGCCGTGGTGGCCGAGGGCCTGTGGGCGGCGGGCGACCACGTCGACGGCCCCTACCCGGCCACGCTCGAAGGCGCGGTGCGCAGCGGCCTGGAGGCCGCCCAGCGGGCGCTGGGCAAACCCGTGCGCGCGGATCGGGGAACCTAG
- the hpnD gene encoding presqualene diphosphate synthase HpnD, whose protein sequence is MSPQDYVQQKAAASGSSFYYAFLFLPPERRAAITAFYAFCREVDDVVDEVSDAGVAQTKLAWWRSEVGRAWQGQPTHPVTQALMPLAPTFGIESRHLLAVIEGCQMDLEQSRYLDFPNLQRYCHLVAGIVGEVAARIFGQTDARTTDYAHRLGLAFQLTNIVRDVGEDAMRGRIYLPIDELQRFDVKAHELLKRGAAPGSDAADFERRFRALMAFQCQRALDTYAEALALLPDADRRAQKPGLMMASIYRTLLHEIAADPMAVLTQRVSLTPLRKFWLAWKVQALGRL, encoded by the coding sequence ATGAGCCCGCAAGACTACGTCCAGCAGAAAGCCGCCGCCTCGGGCAGCAGCTTCTACTACGCCTTCCTGTTCCTGCCCCCCGAGCGCCGCGCGGCCATCACGGCCTTCTACGCCTTCTGCCGCGAGGTCGACGACGTGGTCGACGAGGTGAGCGACGCCGGCGTGGCGCAGACCAAGCTGGCATGGTGGCGCAGCGAGGTGGGCCGCGCCTGGCAGGGCCAGCCCACGCACCCGGTGACGCAGGCGCTGATGCCGCTCGCGCCCACCTTCGGCATCGAATCGCGCCACCTGCTGGCGGTGATCGAGGGCTGCCAGATGGACCTCGAACAAAGCCGCTACCTCGACTTCCCCAACCTGCAGCGCTACTGCCACCTGGTGGCGGGCATCGTGGGCGAGGTGGCCGCGCGCATCTTCGGCCAGACCGATGCACGCACCACCGACTACGCGCACCGCCTGGGCCTGGCCTTCCAGCTCACCAACATCGTGCGCGACGTGGGCGAAGACGCGATGCGCGGGCGCATCTACCTGCCCATCGACGAGCTGCAGCGCTTCGACGTCAAGGCCCACGAGCTGCTCAAGCGCGGCGCCGCGCCCGGCAGCGACGCGGCCGACTTCGAGCGGCGCTTTCGCGCGCTCATGGCCTTCCAGTGCCAGCGCGCGCTCGACACCTACGCCGAGGCCCTGGCCCTGCTGCCCGATGCCGACCGGCGCGCGCAAAAGCCCGGCCTCATGATGGCCAGCATCTACCGCACCCTGCTGCACGAGATCGCGGCCGACCCCATGGCCGTGCTCACGCAGCGCGTGAGCCTCACGCCGCTGCGCAAGTTCTGGCTCGCCTGGAAGGTGCAGGCGCTGGGGCGCCTGTGA
- a CDS encoding ArnT family glycosyltransferase, giving the protein MNSPDTAPRAGRDIGIAVLMIATLLVLAAGIGMRSPWPADEPRFAQIAREMVESGQWLFPMRGGEPYPDKPPVFIWLVALFYLATGQLKIAFLLPSALAGIGTVWLVHDIGRRIWGADAARNAVLVLLLTPQFLLQAKGAQLDALVCFWITLGCYGLLRHFVLGPSWGWYLGAFAAMALGIMTKGVGFLPLFMLIPLAAWGARTGAQGGRLWGARSWLGLAVLLGVLALWLGPMLWAVQASGDEALRAYRDDILLRQTAGRYANPWGHINAWHYLFTAAIPSVWLPLLLLFATQGRRLAALLRQDRTVRVLMAWALMVLVFFSLSRGKRIVYILPALPMLSLAAGVLWQRAREAGDTRTTTTALRAMLVLAAVAMLALGAVARFKPGLFGPRLEDYGGALAGLSLPMLLLGLGLLAATALTWRREVLEQGVLVSLAGWLALSLWLWPAMDAHRTPRAVMERLEQRLEPTREVGLLQFKEQFLLFSRRPLHHFSVIAPLAEQERNAWQWLREDPARVLLVPDSLRLECFDMSRLQGLGSAHGQDWGLLDAGAMRPTCEAPRVVRRYSWRPQRLDILR; this is encoded by the coding sequence ATGAACAGCCCCGACACCGCTCCGCGCGCGGGCCGCGACATCGGCATCGCCGTGCTGATGATCGCCACCCTGCTGGTGCTTGCCGCCGGCATCGGGATGCGCTCGCCCTGGCCCGCCGACGAGCCGCGCTTCGCGCAGATCGCGCGCGAGATGGTCGAGTCGGGCCAATGGCTGTTCCCGATGCGCGGCGGCGAGCCCTACCCCGACAAGCCGCCGGTCTTCATCTGGCTGGTGGCGCTGTTCTACCTGGCCACCGGCCAGCTCAAGATTGCCTTCCTGCTGCCCAGCGCGCTCGCGGGCATCGGCACGGTCTGGCTGGTGCACGACATCGGCCGGCGCATCTGGGGCGCCGACGCGGCGCGCAACGCGGTGCTGGTGCTGCTGCTCACGCCGCAGTTCCTGCTGCAGGCCAAGGGCGCCCAGCTCGACGCGCTGGTGTGTTTCTGGATCACGCTGGGTTGCTACGGCCTGCTGCGGCACTTCGTGCTCGGGCCGAGCTGGGGCTGGTACCTCGGGGCCTTCGCGGCCATGGCCCTCGGCATCATGACCAAGGGCGTGGGCTTTCTGCCGCTGTTCATGCTGATCCCGCTCGCCGCCTGGGGCGCGCGCACGGGTGCCCAGGGCGGCCGGCTCTGGGGCGCGCGCAGCTGGCTGGGCCTGGCCGTGCTGCTCGGCGTGCTGGCCTTGTGGCTGGGGCCCATGTTGTGGGCGGTGCAGGCCTCGGGCGACGAAGCGCTGCGCGCCTACCGCGACGACATCCTGCTGCGCCAGACCGCCGGCCGTTACGCCAACCCCTGGGGCCACATCAACGCCTGGCACTACCTGTTCACCGCGGCCATTCCCAGCGTGTGGCTGCCGCTGCTGCTGCTGTTCGCCACGCAGGGCCGGCGGCTCGCGGCGCTGCTGCGCCAGGACCGCACGGTGCGTGTGCTCATGGCCTGGGCCCTGATGGTGCTGGTGTTCTTCTCGCTCAGCCGCGGCAAGCGCATCGTGTACATCCTGCCCGCGCTGCCCATGCTGAGCCTGGCCGCGGGCGTGCTCTGGCAGCGCGCGCGCGAGGCCGGCGACACCCGCACCACCACGACCGCGCTGCGCGCGATGCTGGTGCTGGCCGCGGTGGCGATGCTGGCGCTCGGCGCGGTGGCGCGCTTCAAGCCCGGCCTGTTCGGGCCGCGGCTCGAGGACTACGGCGGTGCGCTGGCGGGCCTGTCCCTCCCGATGCTGCTGCTGGGCCTGGGGCTGCTCGCGGCCACCGCGCTCACCTGGCGGCGCGAGGTGCTCGAACAGGGCGTGCTGGTGTCGCTGGCCGGCTGGCTGGCGCTCTCGCTGTGGCTGTGGCCGGCCATGGACGCGCACCGCACGCCGCGCGCCGTGATGGAGCGGCTCGAACAGCGGCTCGAGCCCACGCGCGAGGTGGGCCTGCTGCAGTTCAAGGAGCAGTTCCTGCTGTTCTCGCGCCGGCCGCTGCACCACTTCAGCGTGATCGCGCCGCTGGCCGAGCAGGAGCGCAACGCCTGGCAGTGGCTGCGCGAAGACCCCGCGCGCGTGCTGCTGGTGCCCGACTCGCTGCGCCTCGAATGCTTCGACATGTCGCGGCTGCAGGGGCTGGGCAGCGCGCACGGCCAGGACTGGGGCCTGCTCGACGCCGGCGCGATGCGCCCCACCTGCGAAGCGCCGCGCGTGGTGCGCCGCTACAGCTGGCGCCCGCAGCGGCTGGACATCCTGCGCTGA
- a CDS encoding TVP38/TMEM64 family protein, which translates to MTKTLMALVVKPLVFTGVITLAFLALHYGWWGPVTEEDLLHRLFLHHWSVAWPVFGVAAVVYTALGGPRQVLAFSCGYLMGGWQGAAVSTLLTVAGSLLTMAVVRHFTGNWIRQRHAARVQALQQLLAQDTWLWICLLRLLPVGSNLATNILAGLAGLGFSEVALGSAIGYLPQMVMFSYAGSGLALHSSTQLWASLATLLVCTGIGLYLYRSGLRERLDTLRRAAPPT; encoded by the coding sequence ATGACAAAGACGCTGATGGCCCTGGTCGTGAAGCCGCTCGTGTTCACGGGCGTGATCACGCTGGCCTTCCTCGCGCTGCACTACGGCTGGTGGGGCCCGGTCACCGAGGAAGACCTGCTGCACCGGCTGTTCCTGCACCATTGGAGCGTGGCCTGGCCGGTCTTCGGCGTGGCGGCCGTGGTCTACACCGCGCTCGGCGGGCCGCGCCAGGTGCTGGCCTTCAGCTGCGGCTACCTCATGGGCGGCTGGCAGGGCGCCGCGGTGAGCACGCTGCTCACGGTGGCGGGCTCGCTGCTCACCATGGCGGTGGTGCGCCATTTCACGGGCAACTGGATCCGCCAGCGCCACGCGGCGCGCGTGCAGGCCCTGCAGCAGCTGCTGGCGCAAGACACCTGGCTGTGGATCTGCCTGCTGCGCCTGCTGCCCGTGGGCAGCAACCTGGCCACCAACATCCTCGCGGGCCTGGCCGGCCTGGGCTTTTCCGAAGTGGCCCTGGGCAGCGCCATCGGCTACCTGCCGCAGATGGTGATGTTCAGCTACGCCGGCTCGGGCCTGGCCCTGCACAGCAGCACCCAGCTCTGGGCCAGCCTGGCCACGCTGCTCGTGTGCACCGGCATCGGCCTGTACCTGTACCGCAGCGGCCTGCGCGAGCGGCTCGACACCCTGCGGCGCGCCGCCCCCCCGACATGA